One part of the Acidobacteriota bacterium genome encodes these proteins:
- a CDS encoding diguanylate cyclase translates to MNNVATGLVLIPGVVALLVFLVFSYLYEQSRQSYFRAWQFAWAAYTAHYALEAIGHFRGPSGTLFFLSSLLLVIMAICIFASTRLIRGTFHLQWYDAALALGGVLVATLNLRAHMVRGVFDDKAVLPVYFRLELGLAAVLLYCSCRFYLYAYRKNSAAFWMLAISLAFWAALMGVGQVRYPFMDVFGQTADFLGPIPQMLLAIAMVMVLAENQRNAVQENALAFSTLGVDPRRLLSAHDLIPSMQGFLDRLAAPLPSHRAAVLISEPWRATLPSVQNGYSADFLEKLQKSGAGNYLAELAYRRGGVVTFHRLAEMEEPLPALPGGRFEAFKQTLLSEGIRDLMAVSLQTREHNFGVILFPHSERRMFGSSNLRLLIGLTLQIALTLENYVVMHDAQRRTKEYELLNEIGQAISSHLNQDEVLRTVHVELGQIFDTSTFYIAFQEDDEIRFELESEAGQVLPKRSRAATNGLSEHIIRTGQPLLIQANLEEYRAKIGADFVPPRPAKSFCAVPILLGGKPAGVMGALSTTREYVFQARDLEVMKTAAGQLGVAIENARLFTEEQRRAKHLAFLNTISKTAISSQDAEQMMGDIVREIQKNFHYDHIGIGIMDYATKDIEIKAEAGTTSQALGRRIAVGTGILGRVARTGVSALVQNAGTGHLSGVLPESRAVLCLPITYGETLLGVLNIESRNENVFAPQDVLILNTLADLLATALHNSFVFQKLQQQSITDGLTGIKTRRFFWEALSSEWKRASRSGRAFSVVLIDLDKFKEVNDSLGHLEGDLVLARVGRLLEQKCRQSNVVARYGGDEFIILMPETSIDQAQVLAERLRLWLATDPMLEEHQITGSFGVASFPVHGFSPEDIIRVADAGMYISKHAGGNQVRSAELLGDAEGSGIQRQLVSGYIEGFLQRENSGPEDLEELVATLRKLCGGREDLDRAALREGIETLNRASEMRELHAAGHGEQCGHYAGIIARGLNLLPQEVQNVIFAARVHDVGKLFISEHILNKPGPLTDAEYDVIKTHSRLGAQVLRALPDGKEIEQAVQSHHEALDGSGYPAGLSGENIPLWARIIAVSDAYVNMTSDRSFAPAKSHDQAMAELEKSSGTRFDGMIVRLFARQLKLEISSTFGA, encoded by the coding sequence ATGAATAATGTTGCAACAGGTTTGGTCTTGATTCCCGGGGTCGTCGCCCTGCTGGTGTTTCTCGTCTTCTCGTATTTGTACGAACAAAGTCGGCAAAGCTATTTTCGGGCCTGGCAATTTGCCTGGGCAGCGTACACCGCTCACTACGCCCTCGAAGCGATCGGCCATTTCCGCGGACCTTCGGGTACGCTGTTTTTTCTGAGTTCGCTCTTGCTCGTCATCATGGCGATCTGTATCTTCGCCTCGACCCGCCTGATTCGCGGCACCTTCCATTTGCAGTGGTATGACGCTGCCCTGGCGTTGGGCGGAGTGTTGGTCGCCACCCTGAATTTGCGCGCACACATGGTCCGCGGAGTCTTCGACGACAAGGCTGTCCTGCCCGTCTACTTCCGTCTGGAACTCGGATTAGCCGCCGTGTTGTTGTACTGCTCCTGCCGTTTCTACCTTTACGCTTACCGTAAGAATTCGGCGGCGTTTTGGATGTTGGCAATTTCGCTGGCGTTCTGGGCCGCACTGATGGGAGTCGGGCAGGTTCGATATCCCTTCATGGATGTCTTCGGACAGACGGCCGACTTCCTGGGCCCGATTCCCCAGATGCTCCTGGCGATCGCCATGGTGATGGTGCTGGCCGAGAACCAGCGCAACGCGGTGCAGGAGAATGCTCTCGCATTTTCGACGCTCGGAGTGGATCCGCGGCGCCTGCTGTCTGCTCACGATCTCATCCCCAGCATGCAAGGATTCCTCGACCGCTTGGCTGCGCCTTTGCCGTCGCACCGCGCCGCTGTTTTGATCTCAGAACCCTGGCGTGCCACGTTGCCATCGGTGCAGAACGGGTACTCGGCCGACTTCCTGGAGAAATTGCAAAAATCCGGCGCCGGAAACTATCTCGCTGAACTCGCGTACCGGCGCGGCGGCGTGGTGACATTCCATCGCTTGGCCGAGATGGAAGAGCCTCTACCCGCTCTGCCGGGAGGGCGCTTTGAGGCCTTCAAGCAGACGCTGCTTTCGGAAGGTATCCGCGACCTGATGGCGGTGAGCCTGCAAACACGCGAACACAATTTTGGCGTCATTCTGTTCCCGCACTCGGAGCGCCGCATGTTCGGTTCCTCCAACTTGCGGTTGCTGATCGGCCTGACCCTGCAGATCGCGCTGACGCTCGAAAACTATGTGGTAATGCACGACGCGCAGCGGCGCACGAAAGAGTACGAACTGCTCAACGAAATTGGACAGGCAATCAGTTCGCATCTGAACCAGGATGAAGTGTTGCGCACCGTCCACGTCGAACTCGGACAGATTTTCGATACCAGCACGTTCTATATCGCCTTCCAGGAAGACGATGAAATTCGTTTTGAACTGGAGAGCGAGGCCGGGCAAGTTCTGCCCAAGCGTTCGCGCGCGGCCACCAATGGCTTGAGCGAACACATCATTCGAACGGGTCAGCCGCTGCTGATCCAAGCCAACCTGGAGGAGTATCGCGCCAAGATTGGAGCAGACTTTGTTCCACCGCGGCCTGCCAAGTCTTTTTGTGCGGTTCCGATTCTGCTGGGAGGCAAGCCAGCGGGCGTGATGGGCGCTCTCAGTACGACCCGCGAATACGTATTCCAGGCCCGTGACCTGGAGGTCATGAAGACGGCGGCCGGACAACTCGGCGTTGCGATTGAAAACGCCCGTCTTTTTACCGAAGAACAGCGCCGCGCCAAACATCTCGCGTTTCTCAACACCATCTCGAAGACCGCAATTTCCAGTCAGGATGCGGAACAGATGATGGGCGACATCGTGCGTGAAATCCAGAAGAACTTCCATTACGACCACATCGGCATCGGCATCATGGACTACGCCACCAAGGATATCGAGATCAAAGCCGAGGCGGGAACCACGTCCCAGGCTTTGGGCCGACGGATTGCGGTCGGGACAGGCATCCTGGGCCGGGTTGCGCGAACAGGCGTGAGCGCGCTCGTACAGAATGCCGGGACTGGCCATCTTTCAGGAGTCTTACCCGAATCGCGCGCTGTGCTCTGCCTGCCCATTACGTACGGCGAAACTCTGTTGGGCGTGCTGAACATCGAGAGCCGCAACGAAAATGTTTTTGCGCCGCAGGATGTGCTGATCCTGAATACGCTGGCTGACTTGCTGGCGACGGCTCTGCACAATTCGTTCGTGTTCCAGAAACTGCAGCAGCAATCGATCACCGACGGCCTGACTGGTATCAAGACGCGCCGTTTCTTCTGGGAGGCGCTCAGTTCGGAATGGAAGCGCGCTTCGCGCTCCGGGCGTGCGTTTTCGGTTGTCCTAATCGATCTCGACAAATTCAAAGAAGTCAACGACAGCCTCGGACATCTGGAGGGCGACCTGGTGCTCGCTCGTGTCGGTCGTCTGCTGGAACAGAAGTGCCGGCAGTCCAACGTGGTTGCCCGCTATGGCGGCGATGAATTCATCATCCTGATGCCGGAAACAAGTATCGATCAGGCGCAAGTACTAGCAGAGAGGCTGCGCTTGTGGCTGGCTACCGATCCGATGCTGGAAGAGCACCAGATTACGGGCAGCTTCGGCGTTGCGAGTTTCCCCGTGCACGGATTCTCGCCGGAAGACATCATTCGAGTGGCGGACGCGGGCATGTACATCTCGAAACATGCCGGCGGAAATCAGGTGCGGTCCGCGGAGTTACTCGGCGACGCGGAAGGTTCGGGCATCCAGCGGCAACTGGTCTCGGGCTACATTGAAGGATTCTTGCAGCGTGAAAATAGCGGTCCCGAGGATCTGGAAGAGTTGGTCGCTACATTGCGGAAGCTATGCGGAGGCCGCGAGGATTTGGACCGGGCAGCTTTGCGGGAAGGGATCGAGACCCTGAACCGCGCTTCGGAAATGCGCGAACTGCACGCGGCAGGTCACGGAGAGCAGTGCGGCCACTACGCCGGGATCATTGCCCGCGGACTGAATTTGTTGCCGCAAGAAGTGCAAAACGTGATCTTTGCTGCGCGGGTTCATGACGTGGGAAAGCTTTTTATCTCCGAGCACATCCTGAACAAGCCCGGCCCGCTTACCGACGCCGAATACGATGTGATCAAAACGCACTCGCGTCTAGGTGCGCAGGTGCTGCGTGCACTTCCAGACGGCAAAGAGATCGAGCAGGCGGTCCAATCCCACCATGAAGCGTTGGATGGTAGCGGCTATCCCGCCGGGCTCAGCGGAGAGAACATTCCGCTCTGGGCGAGAATTATCGCGGTCAGTGACGCCTACGTAAATATGACCAGTGACCGCTCTTTCGCTCCTGCCAAATCGCACGATCAGGCGATGGCGGAACTGGAGAAATCGAGCGGGACCCGTTTCGACGGAATGATTGTCCGATTGTTTGCGCGCCAGCTGAAACTGGAGATTTCATCCACGTTCGGCGCCTAG
- a CDS encoding glutamate--tRNA ligase translates to MLRVRFAPSPTGFLHVGSARTFIFNWLYARRNGGTMVLRLDDTDVERNTDASVNSIFEGLRWLGLGWDEEYKQSERLTLHRNIAEAIFQKGLAYRDFTPAHTGDSERSGASQTWLFNPGMRELSREESDRRAAAGETFALRFRVPRGKGESVSFADAVYGEQVKAADDIEDFALLRSDGMPTYHLASCADDVDLRISHVIRGQDHLSNTYKHVLIFEGAGGKAPQFAHLPLLVAPDGSKLSKRRHGPVVSVTTYRDAGFMPEAFINFLCLLGWSPKDDREKLSRQELIDVFSLEGINRANAVVNFKEPAATPEETFDPKAVWLNAEHIRGLSVEELSARLLPIVREAGFDVTPERMSRITPLIRERIKLLRDVLTAADFFFVDQLPPYDPAELVPQKGDAAMAMKVLTRAPEVLAHTEFKHDPLDQALRAAAQEMGLKAGQMFQPLRVAVCGRKNAPPLFETLEVLGRDVTLARIQQAVQKLK, encoded by the coding sequence ATGCTACGTGTCCGATTCGCGCCCTCGCCGACGGGTTTCCTCCATGTGGGGAGCGCTCGCACCTTTATTTTTAACTGGTTGTACGCCCGCCGGAATGGCGGAACCATGGTTTTGCGGCTCGACGACACCGATGTCGAACGCAATACCGACGCGTCGGTCAATTCGATTTTTGAAGGACTACGTTGGCTTGGCTTGGGCTGGGACGAAGAATACAAGCAATCCGAACGGCTGACGCTGCACCGCAACATCGCCGAAGCCATTTTTCAAAAGGGACTGGCATACCGAGACTTCACTCCCGCACACACCGGCGACAGCGAGAGGTCGGGCGCCTCGCAAACCTGGCTATTCAATCCCGGAATGCGTGAACTCTCCCGGGAAGAAAGCGACCGTCGGGCTGCGGCCGGGGAAACCTTTGCGTTGCGTTTTCGGGTGCCGCGCGGGAAAGGTGAGTCAGTTAGTTTCGCCGACGCGGTCTACGGCGAACAAGTGAAAGCCGCCGACGATATCGAAGATTTCGCCTTACTCCGCTCGGATGGAATGCCGACGTATCACCTCGCCTCGTGCGCGGACGATGTAGACCTGCGCATCAGCCATGTCATTCGTGGCCAGGATCATCTGTCGAATACTTACAAGCATGTGCTGATTTTCGAGGGCGCGGGCGGGAAGGCGCCGCAGTTCGCGCATCTGCCGCTGCTAGTTGCGCCCGATGGTTCGAAACTTTCCAAGCGGCGGCACGGCCCAGTCGTCAGCGTGACCACCTATCGCGATGCCGGGTTCATGCCGGAAGCATTCATTAACTTCCTGTGCCTGCTGGGATGGTCTCCGAAGGATGACCGCGAAAAATTGTCCCGCCAGGAGTTGATTGACGTGTTCTCGCTTGAAGGCATCAACCGCGCGAACGCAGTCGTGAACTTCAAAGAACCGGCGGCCACGCCGGAAGAGACCTTCGATCCCAAAGCCGTCTGGCTAAATGCCGAACATATCCGCGGGCTATCGGTAGAAGAACTAAGCGCACGGCTGTTGCCGATTGTGCGCGAAGCAGGATTCGATGTGACGCCGGAGAGAATGTCCCGTATCACGCCCTTGATTCGCGAGCGCATCAAGCTGCTGCGCGATGTGCTGACGGCCGCTGACTTCTTCTTCGTCGACCAGCTCCCTCCCTACGATCCTGCGGAGCTCGTCCCTCAAAAAGGCGATGCCGCGATGGCGATGAAAGTCCTGACGCGCGCGCCGGAGGTCCTGGCGCATACCGAGTTCAAGCACGATCCGCTGGATCAGGCACTGCGCGCTGCGGCTCAGGAGATGGGGCTCAAGGCGGGACAGATGTTTCAGCCGCTCCGCGTTGCGGTCTGTGGGCGGAAGAATGCTCCCCCACTGTTTGAAACTCTAGAAGTGCTGGGCCGGGACGTGACTTTGGCGAGGATCCAGCAGGCCGTTCAGAAGCTCAAGTAG
- a CDS encoding cytochrome c, which produces MKPILKASCMMFALAMAFSTYMFADGGGDTFKAKCAACHGASGAGDTTMGKNLKLRDMSSADVQKQSDDEITTIITAGKNKMPAYGTKLSKEQIADVVKFIRTLKK; this is translated from the coding sequence ATGAAACCTATTCTTAAGGCATCTTGCATGATGTTCGCACTGGCGATGGCGTTCTCCACCTACATGTTCGCGGACGGCGGCGGTGACACCTTCAAAGCAAAGTGCGCGGCCTGCCATGGCGCCAGCGGCGCTGGCGATACCACCATGGGCAAGAACCTCAAACTGCGCGACATGAGTTCCGCCGACGTGCAGAAACAGTCCGACGACGAAATCACCACAATCATCACCGCGGGCAAGAACAAGATGCCAGCTTACGGCACCAAGCTCAGCAAAGAGCAGATTGCCGATGTCGTGAAGTTTATCCGCACACTGAAGAAGTAA
- a CDS encoding glutamine--tRNA ligase/YqeY domain fusion protein: MNPAKPEVEVNPTPEPSPAPSNFVRDIFLEDIRTRKYGDAVIQTRFPPEPNGYLHIGHAKAICLDFGLADEFGGKTNLRFDDTNPEKEEQEYVDSIMKDVRWLGFEWDGLYYASDYFDQLYAWAVKLIQDGKAYVDDLTADQIRQHRGTLTEPGKDSPFRNRSAEENLALFERMKSGEFPDGSRVLRAKIDMASPNLNMRDPVMYRILHAEHHRTGDKWCIYPMYDYAHGQSDSTEKVTHSMCTLEFEDHRPLYNWFIQQLGIFPSQQIEFDRLSLTYTLLSKRKLLKLVQEKLVNGWDDPRMPTLSGIRRRGFTPEAIRNFVGATGVSKTNGTLELAMLEHFVREDLNKRAPRVMAVLRPLKIVIDNYPEGQSEEVDAVNNPEDESAGKRKVPFSKVLYIEQDDFREDPPKQYYRLSPGREVRLRYGYFITATSVVKNEKGEVVEVHCTYDPATRGGNAPDGRKVKSTIHWVSAAHALDSEVRVYDKLFTKEDPNQVEEGQEFTANLNPQSLEVIADAKVEPSLAGAPAESRYQFERLGYFCVDPDSKPGRLVFNRTMALKDTWAKIEKRAGS; encoded by the coding sequence ATGAACCCAGCAAAACCTGAGGTCGAAGTGAACCCTACCCCTGAGCCATCGCCGGCGCCATCGAATTTCGTCCGCGACATTTTCCTGGAAGACATTCGAACCAGGAAATACGGCGACGCCGTCATCCAGACGCGTTTTCCTCCCGAGCCGAACGGCTACCTGCATATCGGGCACGCGAAAGCGATCTGCCTCGACTTCGGGCTCGCCGACGAGTTTGGCGGTAAGACCAACCTGCGCTTCGACGATACCAATCCTGAAAAGGAAGAGCAGGAGTACGTCGATTCGATCATGAAGGACGTCCGCTGGCTCGGCTTCGAATGGGATGGCCTGTATTACGCTTCAGATTATTTCGACCAACTTTACGCGTGGGCGGTCAAACTCATACAAGATGGGAAAGCATATGTCGACGATCTGACGGCTGATCAGATTCGTCAACATCGCGGCACCCTTACCGAGCCCGGCAAAGACAGTCCATTCCGGAATCGCTCCGCCGAAGAAAATCTTGCTCTGTTCGAGCGCATGAAGAGCGGTGAGTTTCCCGATGGCTCACGTGTGCTCAGAGCCAAGATCGATATGGCGTCGCCGAACCTGAACATGCGCGATCCGGTCATGTATCGCATCCTGCATGCTGAACATCACCGGACAGGCGACAAGTGGTGTATCTATCCGATGTACGACTACGCGCATGGCCAGTCGGATTCGACCGAGAAGGTCACGCACTCCATGTGCACGCTGGAGTTCGAAGATCATCGTCCGCTTTACAACTGGTTCATCCAGCAACTGGGAATTTTTCCATCGCAGCAGATTGAATTCGACCGCCTGAGCCTCACCTACACGCTCTTGAGCAAGCGCAAACTGCTGAAACTCGTGCAGGAAAAGCTCGTCAACGGATGGGACGATCCGCGCATGCCGACGCTCTCGGGTATCAGACGGCGGGGCTTCACTCCCGAGGCGATTCGCAATTTCGTGGGCGCGACCGGCGTCTCGAAAACGAACGGCACGCTGGAACTCGCGATGCTCGAGCACTTCGTCCGCGAGGACTTGAACAAGCGCGCGCCTCGGGTGATGGCCGTGTTGCGTCCGCTAAAAATTGTCATCGACAACTATCCGGAAGGGCAGTCCGAGGAAGTCGATGCGGTGAACAATCCGGAAGACGAGAGCGCGGGCAAACGCAAAGTGCCGTTCTCCAAGGTGCTCTACATCGAGCAGGACGACTTCCGCGAAGATCCTCCCAAGCAGTACTACCGGCTTTCGCCCGGCCGCGAAGTGCGCCTGCGCTACGGATACTTCATCACCGCAACTAGCGTGGTGAAGAATGAAAAGGGTGAAGTGGTCGAGGTGCATTGCACGTACGATCCGGCAACGCGCGGCGGCAACGCTCCCGATGGACGCAAGGTGAAGTCTACGATTCACTGGGTATCGGCTGCACACGCGCTCGATTCCGAAGTGCGCGTCTATGACAAATTGTTCACCAAGGAAGATCCGAATCAGGTGGAAGAAGGCCAGGAGTTTACTGCCAATCTGAACCCGCAGTCGCTGGAAGTGATTGCCGATGCGAAAGTGGAACCCTCACTGGCTGGTGCGCCCGCAGAGAGCCGGTATCAATTCGAGCGGCTGGGATATTTCTGTGTGGATCCGGATTCGAAACCCGGCCGCCTGGTGTTCAACCGCACCATGGCGCTCAAAGATACCTGGGCGAAAATTGAAAAGCGGGCGGGATCGTAA
- a CDS encoding rhomboid family intramembrane serine protease: MQHEAAQQGLEPEDAVQRVEAPPWLRRQDTSAIVTKAFFGINVAVFLGMLFAGVSILDNPAGQDLVHWGANFGPLTLGGEWWRLLTCAFLHGGLLHIASNMLGLWVLGDLAESLYGHWTFAVIYLLTAIGGSLGSVIWNPKVLSVGASGAIFGIAGALVASFYLGEFSMPRAAIIGTLSRMVVFLGYSLVSGAMMSRVDNAAHVGGLVTGLILGALIAKAAPDQDNVARRLGVIVLGIALIGGGTAWWLHSRDYMRHMQRGAGALREGKTDEAIMEFKAVLRQRPDYPAGHDALGRAYWLKKDFGNAATEFKRAIELNPKNEGYYYYLGFVYLEGKNLPQARDVFQRLLTLNSQSADAHYGLASVAMTEEKYQDAIREYQTAARLDPDLQGVYYRQGQAHAKLGQWDDAIASFKTEREKAGDDYDTEIALADAYDGKGLKQEAADARKKAAELTGH; the protein is encoded by the coding sequence GTGCAGCACGAGGCGGCACAACAAGGCCTGGAGCCGGAAGATGCCGTCCAGCGCGTGGAAGCGCCGCCCTGGCTCCGCCGGCAAGACACGTCAGCAATCGTCACAAAAGCATTCTTCGGAATCAACGTGGCGGTTTTCCTTGGGATGTTGTTCGCCGGAGTCTCAATCCTCGACAATCCCGCCGGTCAGGATCTTGTGCATTGGGGCGCGAATTTCGGACCACTCACGCTTGGGGGTGAGTGGTGGAGGCTTCTGACCTGCGCTTTCCTCCATGGAGGCTTGTTGCATATCGCTTCCAACATGTTGGGCCTGTGGGTTCTTGGAGATCTTGCCGAATCACTGTACGGCCATTGGACATTTGCAGTCATCTATCTTCTAACAGCCATCGGCGGAAGCCTCGGCAGCGTGATCTGGAATCCGAAGGTGTTGAGCGTCGGCGCTTCGGGTGCAATCTTCGGCATAGCCGGAGCGCTTGTCGCTTCTTTCTATCTCGGCGAATTTTCCATGCCTCGAGCGGCCATTATCGGAACGTTATCCAGAATGGTTGTATTTCTCGGATACAGCCTGGTGTCCGGAGCCATGATGAGCCGGGTCGACAACGCCGCGCACGTCGGAGGCCTTGTTACCGGCCTCATCCTCGGTGCGCTGATCGCCAAGGCAGCACCGGATCAAGACAACGTCGCGCGACGCCTTGGAGTGATCGTGCTCGGGATTGCCTTAATCGGCGGCGGCACCGCCTGGTGGCTGCATTCGCGGGACTATATGCGGCACATGCAGCGCGGCGCAGGAGCCTTGCGCGAGGGAAAAACCGATGAAGCGATCATGGAATTCAAGGCGGTCTTGCGGCAGCGACCGGACTATCCCGCCGGGCATGATGCTCTGGGACGCGCCTACTGGCTAAAAAAAGATTTCGGCAACGCGGCAACGGAATTCAAACGCGCGATCGAACTCAATCCGAAGAACGAAGGCTATTACTACTACCTGGGTTTCGTCTATCTGGAAGGCAAGAACCTGCCACAGGCGCGAGATGTCTTCCAACGCCTGCTGACCTTGAATTCGCAAAGTGCCGACGCCCACTACGGACTTGCCTCCGTGGCCATGACTGAGGAGAAGTATCAGGACGCGATCCGGGAATATCAAACCGCTGCGCGACTTGACCCCGATCTGCAGGGCGTCTACTACCGCCAAGGCCAAGCGCACGCCAAACTGGGCCAGTGGGACGACGCGATCGCCTCATTCAAGACGGAACGCGAAAAAGCTGGCGATGACTACGACACCGAAATTGCCCTTGCAGATGCTTACGATGGCAAAGGATTGAAACAAGAAGCTGCCGACGCACGAAAGAAAGCGGCAGAGCTGACGGGACACTAA